DNA sequence from the Vicia villosa cultivar HV-30 ecotype Madison, WI linkage group LG3, Vvil1.0, whole genome shotgun sequence genome:
TTCATATTGCTTCTCCCATCGACAACAATTCATATTGTCGATGCAAGGTCTGCAACTTGACAACCTTGAATTTCTCACCTTCTTCATAATACTTCACCAGAATATCCCATGTCTCCTTCGCCGATTCAACATGAGAAATCCTGTCGAAGTTTGCGGAATCTACCGCCGTCTGAATGTAATAAGTTGTTAGTGCGTGAGACACTTTTAGTGAGGATAGAAAgagataataataaaagaaataaggattatattattCACTTGAATGGTACAAATAAGGATACAACCTATAACTATTTATATACAACATTAATAGGGCTTGGgcttacacaacttggattatatttaatattattatattagactatatttgatattatattaataatatcaatcccACTAAATATCTCAACGAATCTATTAATATCTCAACACGGATGACATCAAGGTTTATCAAGCGGTCGAAATAATGCCGACACCGCCGCCGAAAGATAAGTTGTTTACAAACTTTACCTTGATCACTTTATGTATCATGATGGGTTTTTAAAGGCTCAAAGTGGTGAAATCATTTGGGGCTAATCCCTGACATATTTCATAGAATGCATCACGAATCGTTTGGCCACAATTATACTGATCATTCCATGTAGCATGTCTTTGATTTGCATCATTTTCTGTAGTCTGCCATTTATGATGGAGTTTCCTTGTGAATGTTGTTAATAACTCAGATTGTATCAATATCTGTCAAAACAACATACTGATTGGAAATTACCTTGTTGGGGGCATAATTGTTTACTCTCCTGCTGTTGCCTTTGTGTATGCAAAAATATCAGTTAAAACCTTAGAACTTATGCTCTCAGCTTTATTGCTTGCAGATGCTGATTTTACAGATGGTCTAGTTGCTGCCTCTGTGATAACGACGGCAGGATGCTAAACCGAAGTGACAACATCGCTGGAATGGATTTTTCATGATCGGCGTGGTCTAATCATGGGTTGATAAAATCCTCCCCCTCGAGGCAACTTGGTCACGTTGTTACTAGTCAAATTCCGTGATCAAATCGAGCACGAAGAAAAAAAGGATAACAACACCGCTGCCGCCGATACTAAAAGATAACCACAAGGATTGAAAATAATGCGACATGAATGATGTCGTAACAAAATCAGAAGTCTTCATTCCCCCAAACCCACGATACAAAATGGTCGGGCTATGATTACAAATCGGTGATACGAGCGAAAGTGATCAcgccaccgttaaaagagaagtCGTAGTATTGTTACGTAACTGTTTTATCTTTAACGATATCACCTTATTTGTTGAGTTTAATTCCCGACTAGAACCATCTATGATTTGTTTTTCTAGCCAAAGTCAGAAAGGCTTACAAATTGCGGCTATCAAATTTTGCAAGAAAGACGAAAAGATTAACGGCGGGGCATTATCAAAGAAAGTCAATCCTAAGTCCTAACAATGGCTTCTAGAAATGGCAAAGCTTCCAGCCTTGAAGAAACCGCTGCTACGACACCAGTCTCAAGTGTTGGATGAGATGGTTTGTATGACCATTTGGGTAAAAGTTACCACACTTTAATTGCTCAAGTAATTAACTCAGTTATTGTGCTTTAGTAAAGAAAATGTTAGGTAGTATTGGCATGACTTACTTGTGTGTGCTGCTAACcccttgatttccttgcaggatttgtttgtgGGACTTACTCGTCCTTAATACCTTATGTTTTGCCTAATGCATAACatttgcatgacatcatgacatcataaacacaACATGTTAgttaaccctttcaaggatcttaggaaattagggcgcacaatttcaggtgtcattatcaaggactgaatttctATCAAGgcgcaagaggatttattttcctctagccatgtgcctTCCAATACAGAGGCACAACACATatcaggggcaagaggatttattttcttcaAGCCATGTAccttaaaattcaaaagaatatgTATTCCgagtcagaggcgatgacccactggatatggtgagcttgattcccaaagaCGGACGTTCAAAGATGAAAGTCTGAGTCCTTCAGACAAAGTTGTGACCGATTTAATTTCTAAATGTCGCagactaaatttcctatagatccttgaaaatatttcacttgaattcataacattgcatagcaGGTCTCCATAGCACGTCTCTCATCCTCTctcgttgtttatttcagcacaaaatggatctcgagcaatctgtcagaaatcttcaggctcagaacaaccagttccaagagatgctccttaacttggccaaggggccaGAAGAAATGAAGacacttctgatcaagaaggagaaggaTCACCATATGCAGCAAGGTGGTTGGAAGTCCAAACCTAAGCGCTCATTTACTCCATTGCACGTGCCATTGTCTAATGTTCTGCAACAACTACtaaatcagaacttgataaccctattgcctccatatcCAGTTCATgtcaatcctgctcctgggtacatgTATattgcaagatgtgcttatcattcgagcagtcctggtcatgatacagaggattgtggaccattgaagcataataTTCAATACTTaattgatgaaagaattattgatttCAAAACACCTGAGGAGCCTCATATGGCTGATACTGTGCACCACCAGAAAGGTTAtaatgaacacaaccaatctgtgggggcagttctgatctccacgcTAGCACCACAACAACAAATCAAGTTGGACgcgcctaagcgtcaattcaccaataTTAATATGTCGTTGGCTTAGGCATTACAACACCTGTTGAAGTCAGAGTTGaacactttaaaggatccccctatgaatcctagtacttctgctcgtggCTATAGTCCCA
Encoded proteins:
- the LOC131658761 gene encoding uncharacterized protein LOC131658761; the encoded protein is MAKLPALKKPLLRHQSQVLDEMVCMTIWHKMDLEQSVRNLQAQNNQFQEMLLNLAKGPEEMKTLLIKKEKDHHMQQGGWKSKPKRSFTPLHVPLSNVLQQLLNQNLITLLPPYPVHVNPAPGYMYIARCAYHSSSPGHDTEDCGPLKHNIQYLIDERIIDFKTPEEPHMADTVHHQKGYNEHNQSVGAVLISTLAPQQQIKLDAPKRQFTNINMSLA